A window from Aerococcus sp. Group 1 encodes these proteins:
- a CDS encoding site-specific DNA-methyltransferase — MTKHVPSGSPDLTQMNINKLKELFPEAITDGGKIDFETLQTILGEEIDDEGESYSFTWPGKRESILGSQLPSKGTLRPNIDKSKDFDHTENLYIEGDNLEVLKLLQKSYNSKVKVIYIDPPYNTGNDFIYKDNFREGVKNYLEQTGQVDSNGNLLSTNSESNGRFHTNWLNMMYPRLRLARNLLTMDGVILISISDKEAANLKHICDEIFGEKNFIENFVWVISGNTDNQDPIIRNHEYILCYAKNAKKVAINNVIDPNIPENSKVRRNFVQNSIIKNGSKNPPSLIKLPKGFPARIESKVFKKTDNLEQVIKEINRVGYISRSITKKFKLHYPLHSENLIIENFKLQNDIDVYSGWANNKKLEEFIDNSCKPILNEDGSEIEFYLTSTGTIEYMKKGRESQHILTVLHNMGTTEKEKYELENMGLSFDFPKPKNSSNIYYRYFQILAI, encoded by the coding sequence ATGACAAAGCATGTCCCAAGTGGGTCACCAGATCTTACTCAAATGAATATTAATAAGTTGAAAGAATTATTCCCAGAAGCCATTACAGATGGTGGAAAGATCGATTTTGAAACTTTGCAAACCATTCTAGGTGAAGAAATTGATGATGAAGGGGAAAGCTATTCCTTTACTTGGCCAGGTAAACGTGAATCTATCTTAGGATCACAGCTCCCTTCTAAAGGGACATTGCGTCCTAACATTGATAAGAGTAAGGATTTTGACCATACGGAGAACCTTTATATTGAAGGGGATAATTTGGAGGTTTTAAAACTCTTGCAAAAATCTTATAACAGTAAGGTAAAAGTGATCTATATCGATCCACCTTATAATACGGGAAACGATTTTATTTATAAGGACAACTTTCGTGAGGGAGTGAAGAATTACTTAGAACAAACAGGTCAGGTAGACTCCAATGGTAATTTACTTTCTACTAATTCGGAAAGTAATGGGCGTTTTCATACGAATTGGTTAAATATGATGTATCCAAGGCTTCGGTTAGCACGAAATCTTTTGACCATGGATGGAGTAATACTTATATCAATTTCAGATAAAGAAGCGGCAAATTTGAAGCATATTTGCGATGAAATATTTGGAGAGAAAAATTTCATAGAAAATTTTGTATGGGTAATATCAGGAAATACCGATAACCAAGACCCTATAATTAGAAATCATGAATATATACTATGTTATGCAAAAAATGCAAAAAAAGTAGCTATAAACAATGTTATTGATCCAAATATACCTGAAAATTCCAAAGTCAGAAGAAATTTTGTACAAAATTCTATTATTAAAAATGGTTCTAAAAATCCACCAAGTTTGATTAAATTACCTAAAGGTTTTCCTGCGAGAATAGAAAGTAAAGTTTTCAAAAAAACTGATAATTTAGAGCAAGTAATAAAAGAAATAAATCGAGTTGGGTATATTTCAAGGAGTATAACTAAAAAGTTTAAATTACACTATCCTTTACATTCTGAAAATTTAATAATCGAGAACTTTAAGTTACAGAATGATATTGATGTATATTCTGGCTGGGCAAATAATAAAAAATTGGAAGAATTTATCGATAATAGCTGCAAACCAATTTTAAATGAAGATGGAAGTGAAATAGAATTTTATTTAACAAGTACTGGCACAATTGAATATATGAAGAAAGGAAGAGAATCGCAACACATCTTAACAGTCTTACACAATATGGGAACAACAGAAAAAGAAAAATACGAATTGGAAAATATGGGGTTATCATTTGATTTTCCAAAGCCAAAAAACTCATCGAATATCTATTATCGATATTTTCAAATTCTAGCGATATAA
- a CDS encoding IS3 family transposase (programmed frameshift), with protein MSKYSLEFKLNLVGDYIAKKGSYRTLANKAGIDPSILRRWVNNYYEFGVDGLKKRRTQQVYTVEFKLNAIELYESTEMSYRELANSLNMNNPSLIANWRRAYHERGLDGLSARKGRPPKVSKKKSQINQIKDSSETNQLSEAKIKELEQRITDLEIENKFLKGLRRRVAQKSQARKEEIVTEITRLHDEKYALKDILSVLKFPKSTYFYWKNKDEEIDKDADLKEEMKDIRETHKDYGYRRMRAELLSRGYKVSKNKVQRLMKIMGIQVTSYTRKTRKYNSYKGTIGEIAPNRINRRFDSTIPYQKITTDTTEFKYYYADDSGNYQTGKLYLDPYMDLFNREIISFKITHQPNGQSMLEGLQAAIEASKLCPYRRTFHSDQGWAYQMKSYTRLLKDHRIFQSMSRKGNCLDNSPMENFFSLLKQEVYYGRTYHSFEELAQAIEDFIIYYNGERIKEKLDFRSPIEFRLHHASFAA; from the exons ATGTCTAAATATTCATTAGAATTTAAACTGAATTTAGTAGGAGACTATATTGCGAAAAAAGGAAGTTATCGAACCTTAGCTAATAAAGCAGGAATAGATCCTTCTATTTTACGAAGGTGGGTTAATAACTATTATGAATTTGGTGTAGATGGTTTAAAGAAAAGGCGGACTCAACAGGTTTATACTGTTGAATTCAAATTAAATGCGATAGAATTGTATGAAAGTACGGAAATGAGTTATCGCGAATTGGCCAATTCATTAAACATGAATAATCCAAGTCTAATCGCTAATTGGCGAAGAGCTTATCATGAAAGAGGACTCGATGGCCTTTCCGCGAGGAAAGGAAGGCCACCTAAAGTGTCTAAAAAGAAATCACAAATCAATCAAATAAAGGATAGCAGCGAAACCAATCAGTTAAGTGAAGCAAAAATAAAGGAACTTGAACAACGGATTACGGATTTAGAAATTGAGAACAAATTTTTAAAAGGATTGAGGAGACGTGTGGCTCAAA AGAGTCAAGCGAGAAAAGAAGAAATAGTGACCGAAATCACACGTCTCCATGATGAAAAATATGCTTTAAAAGATATTCTTAGCGTTTTAAAGTTTCCTAAATCGACCTACTTTTATTGGAAAAATAAAGATGAGGAAATTGATAAGGATGCCGATTTAAAAGAGGAAATGAAAGACATCAGAGAAACCCATAAGGATTATGGTTATCGAAGAATGCGAGCTGAACTGCTTTCCCGTGGTTATAAGGTCAGTAAAAACAAAGTTCAACGCCTAATGAAAATTATGGGGATACAGGTCACTAGCTATACTAGAAAGACAAGAAAATATAATTCCTACAAAGGAACGATTGGAGAGATAGCGCCAAATCGTATCAACCGGCGGTTTGATTCGACCATTCCTTATCAAAAAATAACAACAGACACAACAGAATTTAAATACTACTATGCCGATGATTCTGGGAATTATCAAACTGGAAAACTCTATTTAGATCCTTACATGGATCTATTTAATCGAGAAATTATTTCTTTTAAGATAACACATCAGCCTAATGGACAAAGCATGTTGGAGGGGCTACAAGCTGCCATTGAAGCAAGTAAATTATGTCCATACAGAAGAACCTTTCATTCTGATCAGGGCTGGGCCTATCAAATGAAAAGTTACACCCGGCTCTTGAAGGATCACCGAATTTTTCAAAGTATGTCTCGTAAAGGAAATTGCTTAGATAATTCGCCAATGGAGAATTTCTTTAGTCTACTAAAACAAGAAGTCTACTATGGTCGGACTTATCATTCCTTTGAAGAATTAGCACAAGCGATTGAAGATTTTATAATCTATTACAATGGTGAAAGAATCAAAGAAAAATTAGATTTTAGGAGTCCTATAGAATTTCGTCTTCATCACGCTTCTTTCGCCGCTTAA
- a CDS encoding type III restriction-modification system endonuclease, which translates to MKIQFEDLDYQRQAIDSILHVFDGHKARQSNFTIGGSYAQYHLLNEYGVSNQIIFNPNRLLDNVQQIQIANQLPLTERVPAGFPQFNIEMETGTGKTFVYLKSILEMNQKYGFTKFIIVVPSIAIKEGVFKSIEMTRETFKKTMNGMIYRAFMYDSSKLENVGGFARNETVEIMVINIQSFSKRGKANDNLNIIYRDDMDSMNGIRPIDLIAETNPVVIIDEPQSVDNTENAKEAIAALNPSVAFRFSATHKQEFPLLYKLGPVEAYQKELVKQIEVAGFSEDIDPNEAYFKLVDIKATKKTISATVEMNVRTKNGVEHKQNVKLKQDDDLYLKSKRLEPYESLGFVRAISAEPGNEYIELSGGKEIYRLDEAERDDRLLKRAQIQKTIEEHLDKELQLNPKGIKVLSLFFIDQVDKYRQYDENNEAIKGEYARIFEEEYRALIQREKYQSLRDREVPVEEVHDGYFAVDSKQRIKNTGGASKDDESAYQIIMKDKEDLLTFYDEKKGNTKRANKLRFIFSHSALKEGWDNPNVFQICTLVETKDTLTKRQKIGRGLRIAVNQEGERAPGFETNVLTVMANESYQQFATDLQQEYESEGVQFGLFTDNIFSSLIVEERADGTKSALGLEKSQLLVQYMQDEGYIDKKRKGTEKLAQDLKDQSFKVPKEIAQLATGMSNRVIQAIEEKFNSDKVEVKDRRKRVSVKLNKQALTGPFLDLWRRINEKTRYSISFDSERFIKEVSNELSLELQVKRRRIDYSKAQVGIAEAGIDFVEEESGAYSSVDKVYTEVPDILTYLQNETRLTRQTIIKILKKSDTLRDFKRNPQEYMTEVARIINAHKRVVMVDGIKYEKIGETYDQSLLKADEIDQYEDNTLKVHDDRYPYNYVVYDSNIERNFALECERDRNVKCYIKLPSNFKVPTPLGNYNPDWAVLIEQDEEDKLYFVVETKGTTDPTQLRSAELAKIKCGRKHFEVLDSGLAFKVSTNFKGLY; encoded by the coding sequence ATGAAAATTCAATTTGAAGACTTGGACTACCAAAGACAGGCGATTGATTCCATTCTTCATGTTTTTGATGGGCACAAGGCTCGGCAATCAAATTTTACGATTGGAGGAAGCTATGCTCAATACCATCTCTTAAATGAGTATGGGGTCAGCAATCAGATTATTTTTAATCCTAATCGTTTACTTGACAATGTCCAGCAGATCCAGATTGCCAACCAGCTTCCTCTAACTGAGCGGGTACCCGCTGGCTTTCCCCAATTTAATATTGAAATGGAAACTGGAACGGGAAAGACCTTTGTTTATTTGAAATCTATCTTGGAGATGAATCAGAAATATGGATTTACCAAATTTATTATTGTAGTCCCTTCAATTGCAATAAAGGAGGGGGTCTTTAAGTCCATTGAGATGACGCGTGAGACCTTCAAGAAGACGATGAATGGGATGATCTACCGGGCCTTCATGTATGATTCAAGTAAACTAGAGAATGTGGGTGGCTTCGCTCGAAATGAGACCGTAGAGATCATGGTAATTAACATTCAATCCTTCTCTAAGCGTGGAAAGGCAAATGATAATCTAAATATTATCTACCGAGATGATATGGATAGTATGAATGGAATTCGTCCGATTGATCTGATTGCAGAGACCAATCCAGTGGTTATTATTGATGAACCTCAGAGTGTGGATAATACGGAAAATGCCAAGGAGGCGATTGCGGCTCTGAACCCTTCTGTTGCCTTCCGTTTTTCAGCCACTCATAAGCAAGAATTTCCCTTGCTTTATAAATTAGGTCCTGTGGAAGCTTATCAGAAAGAATTAGTGAAGCAAATCGAAGTAGCTGGTTTTAGTGAGGATATCGACCCAAATGAAGCATATTTTAAACTGGTCGATATAAAGGCGACAAAGAAAACCATTAGCGCTACAGTAGAAATGAATGTGCGGACTAAGAATGGTGTCGAACATAAGCAGAATGTTAAACTCAAGCAAGATGACGACCTCTATCTCAAGTCTAAACGGCTAGAGCCCTATGAGTCACTCGGTTTTGTGCGGGCAATTTCAGCAGAACCTGGAAACGAATATATTGAATTATCTGGCGGGAAGGAAATTTATCGACTAGATGAAGCTGAGCGAGATGACCGATTGCTTAAACGAGCTCAGATCCAGAAGACGATCGAAGAACACCTCGATAAAGAGCTACAATTAAATCCAAAAGGAATTAAGGTTCTAAGCCTCTTCTTTATTGACCAGGTAGATAAGTATCGTCAGTATGATGAGAATAATGAAGCGATTAAGGGAGAATATGCTAGAATTTTTGAAGAAGAGTATCGAGCTCTTATTCAAAGAGAGAAGTACCAAAGCTTAAGAGATCGTGAAGTGCCAGTAGAAGAGGTTCATGATGGTTACTTTGCGGTGGATTCAAAGCAACGGATTAAGAACACAGGCGGTGCTTCTAAAGATGATGAATCTGCCTATCAAATTATTATGAAGGATAAGGAAGACCTGCTCACCTTCTATGACGAGAAAAAAGGAAATACTAAACGTGCGAATAAATTACGTTTTATTTTCTCCCATTCAGCGTTGAAGGAAGGCTGGGACAATCCCAATGTCTTTCAGATCTGTACTTTAGTAGAAACTAAGGATACGTTGACCAAACGACAAAAAATTGGTCGTGGCTTAAGGATTGCAGTCAACCAAGAAGGCGAACGTGCACCAGGTTTTGAGACCAATGTTTTGACTGTTATGGCCAATGAAAGTTACCAGCAGTTTGCGACTGACTTGCAGCAAGAATATGAAAGTGAAGGGGTTCAATTTGGTCTCTTTACCGATAATATCTTCTCTTCTTTAATTGTGGAAGAGCGTGCTGACGGAACCAAAAGCGCTTTAGGACTAGAAAAATCTCAACTTCTTGTCCAGTATATGCAAGATGAGGGATATATAGATAAGAAGCGCAAGGGAACAGAGAAATTAGCCCAAGATCTTAAGGATCAAAGTTTCAAGGTTCCAAAAGAAATTGCCCAATTAGCAACAGGCATGTCTAATCGAGTGATTCAGGCCATTGAAGAGAAGTTTAATTCTGATAAGGTTGAAGTCAAGGACCGACGGAAACGGGTATCTGTTAAACTAAACAAGCAGGCATTGACAGGCCCCTTCCTTGACTTATGGCGACGTATTAATGAAAAAACACGCTATTCTATTTCATTTGATTCTGAACGCTTTATTAAAGAAGTCTCTAATGAATTATCGCTCGAGTTACAGGTGAAACGCCGCCGAATCGACTATTCTAAAGCCCAAGTTGGGATTGCTGAAGCAGGGATTGATTTCGTTGAAGAAGAATCAGGAGCTTATTCGAGCGTAGACAAGGTATACACAGAAGTCCCTGATATTTTGACTTATCTTCAGAATGAAACACGGTTGACACGGCAAACGATTATTAAGATCCTTAAGAAAAGTGATACCTTGCGTGATTTTAAGCGGAACCCTCAAGAATATATGACAGAAGTCGCTCGCATTATTAACGCTCATAAACGAGTGGTAATGGTAGACGGCATTAAATATGAAAAAATAGGAGAGACCTACGATCAAAGTTTGCTGAAAGCTGATGAAATTGACCAGTATGAAGATAATACACTAAAAGTACATGATGATCGCTATCCTTATAATTATGTTGTTTATGATTCAAATATTGAGCGTAATTTTGCCTTGGAATGTGAGCGAGACAGGAACGTGAAGTGTTACATCAAATTACCGAGTAACTTTAAAGTTCCAACACCACTAGGTAACTACAATCCCGATTGGGCGGTCTTGATAGAGCAGGATGAAGAAGATAAGTTATACTTTGTGGTAGAAACTAAGGGAACAACCGACCCCACTCAATTGCGTTCAGCAGAACTTGCTAAAATTAAATGTGGCCGTAAGCATTTTGAAGTATTAGATTCGGGATTAGCTTTCAAAGTGTCTACTAACTTTAAGGGACTTTATTGA
- the uvrA gene encoding excinuclease ABC subunit UvrA — MKEVTDLKEEIVVRGARSHNLKDINVTIPRNKMVVITGLSGSGKSSLAFDTLYAEGQRRYVESLSAFARQFLGNIKKADVDSIDGLSPAISIDQKTTNRNPRSTVGTITEVNDYLRLLFARVGHPICPNDGTPIQSQSIDQMIDRVKGLEERTRIQILAPIVYGKKGQHKKLLEKVQQQGYVRVRIDGEMYDVEDLPELNKNKKHDIDVVIDRLVIKEGIRARLADSLETALRLTEGYALVDIIGGEEILFSEHYACPLCGFTVGELEPRLFSFNAPFGRCPECDGIGSKMKVDEDIVVPDRTKSLEEGALVPWYNKASGYYPALLDQACQAFDIPQDKPFEELSEDQQNLLLYGSGDQTFHFNYQNEFGNVTDKDMAFEGVANNVERRYHNSSSNMIRESMRQYMAELPCPKCHGKRLNEQALAVKVAGLDIAEVTEKAIGQVIAFFKDLDLEDQDEKIARPIMEELHARLGFLDEVGLDYLTLDRNAGSLSGGEAQRIRLATQIGSNLSGIMYVLDEPSIGLHQRDNDRLIRSLKRMRDLGNTLIVVEHDEDTMRQADYLIDMGPGAGAHGGEVVSAGTPDQVAQDPDSLTGQYLSGKKAIEVPKERRKTDKGWLEVKGAAVNNLKGVDVKFPLGCFNLITGVSGSGKSSLVNEVVKKYLLRHLNRAQVVPGKVKAIEGYESLDKVIDIDQSPIGRTPRSNPATYTSVFDDIRDLFAQTNEAKLRGYKKGRFSFNVKGGRCEACKGDGIVKVEMNFLPDIYVPCEVCKGTRYNAETLEVHYKGKNIAEVLDMRVDEALEFFQSIPKIHRKLQAIADVGLGYVALGQPAPSLSGGEAQRMKLASELQRVASGNTIYILDEPTTGLHSHDIKRLIGVLQRLVDEGNTVLVIEHNLDVIKTADYIVDLGPEGGDGGGTIVATGTPEKVAKNKKSYTGQYLKPLLNKK; from the coding sequence ATGAAGGAAGTGACCGATTTGAAAGAAGAAATTGTCGTGCGTGGGGCACGATCTCATAACTTGAAAGATATTAATGTGACTATTCCCCGCAATAAAATGGTGGTGATCACGGGATTATCAGGGTCAGGTAAGTCCTCCCTGGCCTTCGACACCCTCTATGCGGAAGGTCAGCGCCGGTATGTGGAATCCCTGTCGGCTTTCGCCCGCCAATTCCTGGGCAATATTAAGAAGGCGGATGTGGATTCCATTGATGGCTTGAGTCCAGCCATTTCCATTGACCAAAAGACTACCAACCGCAACCCGCGTTCAACCGTGGGGACCATCACTGAAGTCAATGATTATCTCCGTCTCCTCTTCGCCCGGGTGGGACATCCCATTTGTCCGAATGATGGTACCCCCATCCAAAGCCAGTCCATCGACCAGATGATTGACCGGGTCAAGGGCCTGGAAGAACGGACCCGGATCCAAATCCTGGCGCCCATCGTTTATGGTAAGAAGGGCCAACACAAGAAGCTCTTGGAAAAGGTCCAACAACAAGGCTATGTCCGCGTCCGTATTGACGGGGAAATGTATGATGTGGAAGACCTGCCTGAATTAAACAAGAATAAGAAACATGATATTGATGTAGTCATTGACCGCTTAGTCATTAAGGAAGGCATTCGGGCACGTTTGGCCGATTCCTTGGAAACTGCCCTGCGTCTGACGGAAGGCTATGCCTTGGTGGATATTATTGGTGGGGAAGAAATCCTCTTCTCTGAACACTATGCCTGCCCCCTCTGTGGCTTTACGGTGGGGGAATTGGAACCCCGTCTCTTTTCCTTCAACGCCCCCTTTGGCCGCTGTCCGGAATGTGACGGAATCGGCTCCAAGATGAAGGTGGATGAAGATATCGTGGTGCCCGACCGGACCAAGTCGCTAGAGGAGGGGGCCTTAGTCCCTTGGTATAACAAGGCTTCCGGCTATTATCCAGCTCTCTTAGACCAAGCCTGCCAGGCTTTTGATATTCCTCAAGACAAGCCTTTTGAAGAACTCAGTGAAGACCAACAAAACCTGCTCCTCTACGGGTCAGGCGACCAGACCTTCCATTTTAACTATCAAAATGAGTTTGGTAATGTCACCGACAAGGACATGGCCTTTGAAGGGGTGGCGAATAATGTTGAGCGCCGCTACCACAATTCCTCCTCCAATATGATCCGGGAAAGCATGCGCCAATACATGGCGGAACTGCCTTGCCCTAAATGTCACGGCAAACGGCTCAATGAGCAGGCTTTGGCGGTTAAGGTGGCTGGCTTGGATATTGCTGAGGTGACGGAAAAAGCCATTGGCCAAGTGATTGCTTTCTTTAAGGATTTAGACTTAGAAGACCAAGATGAAAAAATTGCCCGGCCTATTATGGAAGAACTTCATGCCCGACTAGGTTTCTTGGATGAAGTGGGCTTGGATTATTTGACCCTGGACCGTAATGCTGGCTCCTTGTCAGGCGGGGAGGCCCAACGGATTCGCCTGGCCACTCAAATTGGGTCCAACCTATCCGGAATTATGTATGTACTCGACGAACCCTCCATTGGTCTCCACCAACGCGATAATGACCGCTTGATCCGGTCTTTGAAGCGGATGCGGGACCTAGGGAACACTTTGATCGTGGTGGAACACGATGAGGATACTATGCGCCAGGCTGACTATTTAATTGATATGGGGCCAGGTGCCGGTGCCCATGGGGGAGAAGTGGTTTCCGCCGGGACACCTGATCAAGTGGCCCAAGATCCTGATTCCCTGACCGGCCAATACTTATCCGGTAAAAAAGCCATTGAAGTGCCTAAAGAACGCCGGAAGACCGACAAGGGTTGGTTGGAAGTCAAGGGCGCCGCGGTCAACAACCTAAAAGGCGTTGACGTCAAGTTCCCGCTGGGCTGCTTTAACCTGATTACTGGGGTATCCGGTTCAGGAAAGTCCAGCCTGGTTAATGAAGTGGTCAAGAAGTACTTACTCCGCCACCTCAACCGGGCCCAAGTGGTGCCTGGAAAGGTGAAAGCCATTGAGGGCTATGAGTCGCTGGACAAGGTCATCGATATCGACCAAAGTCCCATTGGTCGGACGCCACGGTCTAACCCAGCCACCTATACCAGCGTCTTTGACGACATCCGCGACCTCTTTGCCCAAACTAATGAGGCCAAGTTACGGGGCTACAAGAAGGGCCGCTTTTCCTTTAATGTTAAGGGTGGCCGTTGTGAAGCCTGCAAGGGCGACGGGATTGTCAAGGTAGAGATGAACTTCTTGCCGGATATTTATGTGCCTTGTGAAGTCTGCAAGGGGACCCGCTACAATGCCGAGACTCTGGAAGTCCACTACAAGGGCAAAAATATTGCTGAGGTCTTAGACATGAGGGTGGACGAGGCCTTGGAATTCTTCCAATCCATTCCGAAGATCCATCGCAAGCTCCAAGCCATTGCTGATGTAGGACTGGGTTATGTGGCCTTGGGTCAACCAGCGCCCTCCCTGTCTGGTGGGGAAGCCCAACGGATGAAACTGGCCAGTGAACTGCAAAGGGTGGCTAGTGGCAATACCATCTATATCTTGGACGAACCGACCACTGGGCTTCACAGCCACGACATTAAGCGCTTGATCGGCGTCCTCCAACGTTTGGTCGATGAAGGCAATACCGTCCTTGTCATCGAGCACAATTTGGATGTGATTAAGACCGCTGACTATATTGTCGACTTGGGACCAGAAGGCGGAGACGGCGGTGGAACCATTGTCGCCACCGGAACCCCGGAAAAAGTGGCTAAGAATAAGAAATCTT
- a CDS encoding type II toxin-antitoxin system RelE/ParE family toxin translates to MKEFIFKKKALKFLQKQSKNDQDRLITAIYQIPSGDIKNMAGYTHLKRLRVGKFRVLFNDDDKKVYILNIGSRGDIYINNLFYESSFDEGHPLGATGAIINCKAMSYLQDAGGKYGLFTMCVGGGMGAVGTIEMTD, encoded by the coding sequence ATGAAAGAATTTATCTTTAAGAAAAAAGCTTTGAAGTTTCTTCAAAAGCAGAGTAAGAATGATCAAGATCGTCTCATCACAGCTATTTATCAGATCCCTAGTGGTGATATTAAAAACATGGCTGGATATACGCATCTCAAGCGTTTGCGAGTAGGGAAGTTTCGTGTTCTTTTTAATGATGATGATAAAAAGGTTTATATTCTGAATATAGGAAGTCGTGGAGATATATATATAAATAATCTATTTTACGAAAGTTCTTTCGATGAAGGTCACCCACTAGGCGCGACTGGAGCAATTATAAACTGCAAGGCTATGAGTTATCTTCAAGATGCTGGCGGGAAATACGGCTTGTTCACTATGTGTGTCGGTGGTGGCATGGGTGCTGTGGGAACTATTGAAATGACTGATTGA
- a CDS encoding alpha/beta fold hydrolase, which translates to MKNILIHGLGQDNTSWDQVKRYLDEANIVADCPNLFELIKKDTSTYQNLYKRFEAYVNNKEDKVNLCGLSLGGLLALDYAKNNPDKVNTLILIGLPYKITKFLMTVQAMVFKLMPRRTFIPLGLTKDEFIRLIHSTKTLNIATHLEKIPCQTLLVCGENDRFNLKSSKLFQADIKNSQLRLIKNAGHEVNIDNPKALAELISESWKA; encoded by the coding sequence ATGAAGAATATTTTAATCCATGGCTTAGGTCAGGATAATACAAGTTGGGATCAAGTAAAAAGATATTTGGATGAAGCAAACATAGTGGCTGATTGTCCTAACCTCTTTGAATTGATCAAAAAGGATACTTCTACCTACCAAAACCTATATAAGCGCTTTGAAGCATACGTTAATAATAAGGAGGACAAGGTTAACTTGTGTGGCCTTTCCTTAGGGGGGCTACTGGCTTTAGACTATGCTAAAAATAATCCTGACAAAGTTAATACCTTAATTTTAATCGGCCTTCCCTATAAAATCACTAAATTCCTCATGACAGTGCAGGCCATGGTGTTTAAGCTGATGCCAAGAAGAACTTTTATCCCCTTAGGTCTCACCAAGGATGAATTTATCCGCTTGATCCACTCAACCAAAACGCTCAACATCGCGACTCACTTAGAAAAAATACCTTGCCAAACCCTCTTAGTCTGTGGAGAAAACGATCGATTTAACCTAAAAAGCAGCAAACTCTTTCAGGCGGATATTAAGAATAGTCAATTGCGACTAATCAAAAATGCCGGCCATGAAGTCAATATCGACAACCCTAAAGCATTGGCTGAATTGATCTCAGAATCTTGGAAGGCTTAG